The Megalops cyprinoides isolate fMegCyp1 chromosome 9, fMegCyp1.pri, whole genome shotgun sequence genome has a window encoding:
- the LOC118783856 gene encoding CD209 antigen-like protein E: MYSTIGQISHKSLRAQDTVKPVFSEKARKGSHPYRVVAVSLGFLCALFLAAVIGLCVHYVSVSENGSLSQNCSVMDFQQLTANYSTLTKVKDDLQRDYNLMLQKYPFLDQYCTFVSQKSMCRPCPQRWKQFASKCYYFSTETHNWMDSRSSCLKQGADLVIIESEEEQEFINKHTGEGLYWIGLNDSETEGTWLWVDGSPLQKGFWQSGEPNNSYRPDRSDPADCVVNVRHEKVWADTSCHLFWMWICETEALLLTHADMHGLTSD; this comes from the exons ATGTACAGCACAATAGGCCAGATTTCTCACAAGAGTCTAAGAGCTCAGGACACAG TAAAGCCAGTGTTCTCAGAAAAAGCTAGAAAGGGGTCACATCCATACAGAGTGGTTGCAGTGTCTTTGGGGTTTCTTTGTGCTCTCTTTCTGGCTGCCGTCATAGGCCTCTGCGTTCACT atgtcagtgtcagtgagaaCGGCTCTCTATCTCAGAACTGTTCAGTGATGGACTTTCAGCAGCTCACAGCCAATTACAGCACCCTGACTAAGGTCAAGGACGACTTACAGAGGGACTACAATTTAATGCTACAAAAATACCCCTTTCTGGATCAATACTGTACCTTTGTTTCGCAAA AGAGCATGTGTAGACCCTGTCCACAGAGATGGAAGCAGTTTGCCTCCAAGTGTTACTACTTCTCTACTGAGACACACAACTGGATGGACAGTCGCAGCAGCTGCTTAAAACAGGGAGCTGACCTAGTGATTATAGAAAGTGAGGAGGAACAG gagttcatcaacaaacacacaggagagggTTTATACTGGATTGGACTGAATGACTCAGAAACAGAGGGGACCTGGCTGTGGGTGGATGGATCCCCTCTGCAGAAAGG ATTCTGGCAGAGTGGGGAACCAAATAATAGTTACAGGCCTGACAGGAGTGACCCTGCTGACTGCGTGGTTAATGTGCGCCATGAAAAAGTGTGGGCCGACACCAGCTGCCATCTTTTCTGGATGTGGATCTGTGAGACTGAGGCTCTGCTTTTGACGCACGCTGATATGCACGGATTAACATCAGATTAG